In the Pan paniscus chromosome 19, NHGRI_mPanPan1-v2.0_pri, whole genome shotgun sequence genome, cgcttgagtctgggaggtcaaggctgcagtgagctatgattgtgccactgcactccagcctgggtgacagagtgagaccctgtctccaaataaataagtaaataaataaataaaattttaaaaagaatggctTCCCAAGAGGGAACTTTTCAAGTTCAAGTTGAGAAATAGAATAACACTAGGCCAACCTTCTGGAAATTTTCCCCAAGTGGTTAACTCTGTTTCAGATATGTCTGAGCATTGGCCATTAAGTGCCTTGCTGCTTCAAAGTGTGgttcccagaccagcagcatcagcagcccctgagagcttgttagaaatgcagagctCAATGCATTggttttttgcctatttttaaagaaaacagcaaaagaaatgcaGAGCTAAGGCCCCTCCtcagacctattgaatcagaatctgcatttcaacAAGATCTGTAGGCGATTcttatgcacattaaagtttgagaaacactggtccATGCCGTCTGTTTTTCCATATTCTCCCTATAGTACCAGCTGGAATATCCCGGATTAGCCAGCCAGGAGCCCAGGAACTTACACAGTACTGTCATCTCTGACTTCTCTGACCATCTTCAAAGATGGTCCTCTGTACCCTGTGTTGGAAATGCTGTGGGTGGGGAGAGAAAGCCTTACCCTGCCGCAGCTCAGTGTTGGATGTGAGTTTGGAAAGATGAGTCATCCAATGGGATTTTCTCCAGGCCATGAGCCAAAGGTCCAGATTTTGTTGGTTTATGTTTGGATCACAGGATCTGAGTTTCTGAATGATCCTATTCCTATGTTTGTCTTATAGTGCAAAGAAAGGAGGTACAGGCCCGAGCTGTGTTCTACCCCCTCTTAGGGTTGGGAGGAGCTGTGAACATGTGCTATCGAACCCTCTACATCGGGACAGGTGAGCCAGCCAGGAAGCTGGGAGAGACACTGAATCTGTTCAGCCCTAAAGACTGACACTCTTACCCACAGAAGTTAAAAAGGGGTGAGGGAAGCCCTTTCCAGAGTTGACTGCTTTAAATCAGTGGATAGCTAGACAAGAGAAACTAAGAATAGAGACAATcagccagtcacggtggctcacgcctataatcccaacactttgggaggacaaggcaggaggaacacttgagcccaggacttcgagaccagcctgggcaacatggtgaaaccctatctctaccaaaaacaaatataaaaaattagctgggctaacatgcctatagtcccagctacttgggaggctgaggtgggaagatcacctgagcctgggaggtccaggcagtGATCCTtttcgtgcctctgcactccagcccaggcaacagagtgagactctgtctcaaaaataaaagagacaatCAGTTCCTTGTCTTCCCTTGTTCAGGCCCTTTTGCTTTGTCTTTGCCCAGTGTTGCAACAGCAGAGATGAAAGTCAGCTCTGACTACTGCCCAGGGAGGCACTTTAAACACTGCAGGGAAGAACCTAAGGAGAAGGCAGATGCTTTGTCCCTGGTGGTCTTTGAAAGAGTGATAGACTCACACATACTCAATCTTCAGTTAGCCCtgtatctgttttttgttttgttttgttttccctaaaAGTCCTAGAGACCGATAGCTCTATATCTGGTACAGAAGGACAGACAGATTAGCCCTTACCCTAGAAACTTCCCTTTCTTTAAGGTGATAAGATTTTCTAGGCTCTGCACCCCGATGTTGTATTTTCATAGAAATATCCCATCCTCTTCAGTAGCTCACTCTTCCCTTCTGGGTAGCAGCCACATGTTCTAAAGCAGATCTGCTGGCAGGGACAGCTGTTCTTTATCAGGAGCTTGGAAAAGACAACAGTTTTTGTTCAAAAATAAAAGGGGAGGGCCCTGAGCTACTCACCCTTGAAGTCTCTGCTAGTGCCAACCCAGAAGCTAACTCCCTCCCTGTCTTACCTCCCCGACACATGCACCTTACAATCTGTTCTCTGCCTTCCTTTTCCTCTACTCCTGCCACCTTGCAGGAGCTGACATGGATGTGTGCCTTACAAACTATGGTCACTGTAACTACGTGTCCGGGAAACATGCCTGCATATTCTACGATGAGGTGAGGGCCGGAGATGCGGTGGGAGGGAGCTTTCCCAACCTGAGGCCTCTCCCAGGCAGTAGGTTTTTGTTCAGTGCcctgaggggagggaagagggattGGGggtcctctccttttcttccctcccagTCATTCCTGGAGGAGGAGAGTCTTGATGTGAAACGGCATCCTACCTGGGAAGCTACCTGCTTCCCAGGAGCAGGGCTACCATTTTTCCTGAGGTTAGTCACAGGCACAACAGAGGGAGCCTACCCTAAAGCAAGGGAGGGGACCAGCGTAGAAGGAAGCCAAGCCTTGTGGGTGTGTCCCTGTGAATTTCATTATCATCATGGGCCAGTGAGTATCATACCAAGAGGAGCGGTGCTGAGAGGGCAGAGTGAAGGAGTGGGAGAGTAGGGAGTGTGGGACACCAgaaggaaggcttccctgaggaggCGTCTCCAGCCCCCTTCTGAAAGGACAGGGGCCATGACTGGGGAGGCAAGTAAGGACTCTCTAGGTAGAGTAGCACGGCCTTCTCCATATGTCCTCTCTCCCCTTAGCCCCAGGCCCCACACAGCAGACCACACATCTtatctcccctcctcctcctcagaatACCAAACATTATGAGCTGTTAAACTACAGTGAGCATGGGACAACGGTGGACAATGTGCTGTATTCATGTGACTTCTCGGAGAAGACCCCGCCAACCCCCCCAAGCAGTATTGTTGCCAAAGTGCAGAGTGTCATCAGTAAGTTGGAGCAGAGATCTGTGGCCACAAAGCTGAGGCCCCAGTCAGGGTGGTTCTGACTTGCTGCCCATGGTCTGTCTCTTGCCTTCCCAGTCCTATTGGCCAAGCTCTACTTCCTCGTGGGCCCAGGGCAGGCCACGGAGAAGCAAGTGCTGAGTACCCCCATGTGTGTACACACCTGTGGGGACTTCAGACTCCACCAACCCTTTCTGAGCATCCTTCATCCCTAGTCATGCAGCAGTTGGAATGGGGAGATGCAGGAGCCCAACCTTGGCAAACAGCCCACATGGGTTGGCTGCTCACTGTTCCTCTTCTGTGACCATCCCCCTTTTTCCCAGGGCGCCGCCGGCACCAGAAACAGGACGAAGAGCCAAGTGAGGAGGCAGCCATGATGAGTTCCCAGGCCCAGGGGCCGCAGCGGAGACCCTGCAATTGCAAAGCCAGCAGCTCGAGCTTGATTGGGGGCAGTGGGGCCGGCTGGGAGGGCACAGCCTTACTGCACCATGGCAGCTACATCAAGCTGGGCTGCCTACAGTTTGTCTTCAGCATCACTGAGTTTGCGACCAAACAGCCCAAAGGCGATGCCAGCCTGCTGCAGGATGGGGTCTTGGCCGAGAAGCTCTCTCTCAAGCCCCACCAGGGCCCTGTGCTGCGCTCCAACTCCGTTCCTTAGGACTGGCGGCTACCCCGCCACTGGCCTGTACACCCACCCAAGACTCCTGCAATGCAAAAATGTACACAAACCAAGCCCGGGTGTTTTCTATACTCTACCAGAAACCCTTCAACTACAATCTTTGcatgaaatgaagaaaaccttttgactgttttttaaaaatcctttttcttttctcaagttCTAGGGGGCATTTGCACATATATTTGTACTCAACATTTCATGGGAAAGCGGCAGACCTGAGCTGAGGAACAGCGTGGGCAGGGAGGGAAAGACCCAGGGTCTGGACACTTCCTCCAACACAAAACccttccccacccacctcctgctCCCTCCCCCTCACCCGCCGTTGTAAAATAATCAGAAACTTGTTCTATTTTGTGGCAGTGACAAtagttttatattaaaagaaaaaatacagttttcatACAGCAAAATCTATACAAtatcattgttttatttaatataaagatCGCTACCCACCTTCCTTCCATGGTTCCCACCCTCCACGTTATTTTCCCTTTCTGCAGCGGTTGCACTACAGGTAGCTACTGTGTATTATGGACAAATGAgaaatgaattctttttctggctgtccatctattttatttcaaataaggaAAAGTGTATTTGGATTTTGTGTAAATACATCTAGTGATGacattttttcaatgtttttaaaaaccgtGTACAGTACTACATGTAGTAGAGCGTTTTCTCAAATTGTCTATTGTAGCAAAAATGTTTTTGTCGTAAACCtgttttgtctcctttttttgttctcttgccacttctctcctcttcctcctgcccctggttccctcctctcctcccacccccacaacCAGTACCAATGTACATAGTAATTGTAATGTTTTAGACTTTACAGAAACTTTCCTGTATTctgtatataaaaaacaaaaatacttcaaATTATGTTTTCTGACCGTCTGTCCTACCTGTCATCACCCTTAGAGGAGACCCTCCCCTAGATCTGGGTCTAGCAGGTGGGGGGCCTTTTGAACAGGTCTCATTCCCATAGGGAAGTTTGGTAGGGGAGGTGTTGGAGAAAAGTgagccagggtgggtggatgaCAATGGAATGACATGGGTGCGTCTGCTGGCCCGGGGGGGAGCTGTTTCtccagagaaccctgactgatagtGGAATCTAGTCTTGACCTGTCACTTCTAGTCATGTGATCTGCAGTCACACTTCTCTACAACTGCTATTCCTCATCAAAAAACGAGTCTGCTGCATTACCTTAATTCTCAAGTCCCGGGGACCTTCATTAAACCAAATTCCATGCTTTCCTCCCAGATCTTAGTGAAAAACTCTCCAGGAAGTTTTCCTGAGGTCAGCCTCCTCAGATGGAGAGCACCTCTGTGTATATTCCAGCACTGTTTGTGTAGGTGCATCTGCTTGTGTGTCAGGATTTTGCCTTAGGGATGGAAAATGAATATTCTACCCCCAGCCTCATCCCACAGCATCTACAATGGAAACCCGAATCTGCAGTGCAGCTAAATAGGAAACTGGCCCTGGAATCTGAGGTCTGTCCCTGACTTTCATCTGCCCATGCAGGCGTCATCACTCTGCTCCCGGTGCCCTAATGGGCTTTTTGAACTCCCTAAGGACAGAAACTTGTATATCTTCCACTCGGAATTTCCAAGTCTAACTACACTGCTGGGCACACCATAAGTGCCAAATACCAGGTTCTAAATTGTACTGAATGTATCAGGCAACGGCCTTCTGCCCTGGAATGCTCTTACCCATTTGTTCCTAGCCAGCCCCacccttcctgccaccatggtcACTTGTAATTGAGTGATGGAGCTTCTCTGCCTGTCTCTTATCACCTATGAGAACCATTCCAAAGGCAAATTTCCTCCTGAAAGGCAATAACAGATTTTACTCTCTATCTCTTCCTGCTTCCCTTCAGCCATGGAAGGCACTAGTGGGGTTGAGGTAGGGAGATACAGAGGGGGAATGAAGGAGTGAATTCTGACACCCCTTAACTGCCTGTGCCACCTTTAACAGTGTCCTCTCTAGCCTGTGTGGGGAGAACAGGGAAGAATCCTAGAAGCTGGGGGCTGGATGTGAAGATAAGAAAACGAAGGATTTGGCCcagtgcagaggctcacacctgtaatcccagcactttgagaggctgaggcaggtgggtcacttaaggtcagaagtttgagaccaacctggccaacatagtgaaaacccttctctactaaaatacaaaaattagccgggtgtggtgtcacacacctgtgatcccagctactctggattctgaggcaggagaattgcttgaacccgggaagcagaggttgcagtgagccgggatcacgccactgcactccagcctgggcaacgagagcgaaactccgtctcaaaagaaagaaagaaagaaaggaaagaaggaagggagggagggaaggaaggaagggagggagggagggaagggagggagggagggagggagggagggaggaaggaaggaaggaaggaaggaaggaaggaaggaaggaaggaaaggaaaggaaggagaaggatttgttcagaagggaaggaaggagaaggatttGTTCCTAGAGGGAAAAGCATCTAGGACTAGACTCAAAGACACACGTGTATTCATGTACACACCTAACTTCAGAAGGGAGGGACTGTGCTACATACACCTCGAGTAAACATATGGAGATATGCAAGCACATGCACTGGCAGAGACTACAGATGCAGGCACATACCTGGAGGGACTCTGCCGGAATGCACACAAACACCTACAAGGTGCTTACATGAGCTCACACACAGGATCCAGAGGCACGCACACAACCCAAAGGGTGATCCTCGGGGACATGGGCACATACACACCTAGAGATCATTCACATACAAGCGTTGCAGATGCATGCACATACCTAGCGTGCACTCACAGGGTGTACGtggacacacacacccaggagttcacacaggcacacacctaGGGGGCGCTCCCAGGGCCCAAGCGCACACACGCACCTCAAAGGTGTCCACAGAGGCACACGCCCCCAGGACGCCGACGCACGCCTAGGGGGCGCTCGCAGGGCCGGCGCGCACCCGCACGCGCACACAcccctgcccagcctcctgcccgcctccgccttcgGAGGCTGACGCGCCCCGGCGCCGTTCCAGGCCTGTGCAGGGCGGATCGGCAGCCGCCTGGCGGCGATCCAGGGCGGTGCGGGGCCTGGGCGGGAGCCGGGAGGCGCGGCCGGCATGGAGGCGCTGCTGCTGGGCGCTGGGTTGCTGCTGGGCGCTTACGTGCTTGTCTACTACAACCTGGTGAAGGCCCCGCCGTGCGGCGGCATGGGCAACCTGCGGGGCCGCACGGCCGTGGTCACGGGTGAGTGCGGAGGCGGGTGAGTGCGAGCTGGCGGGGCGCGCGGAGAGGAGGCCGGGCCGGCGGTAGCAGCGGCCCGCCGGGCTCAGCTCAGCTCGGCTCCCGCCCGCGGTCCGCAGGCGCCAACAGCGGCATCGGAAAGATGACGGCGCTGGAGCTGGCGCGCCGGGGAGCGCGCGTGGTGCTGGCCTGCCGCAGCCAGGAGCGCGGGGAGGCGGCTGCCTTCGACCTCCGCCAGGTGAGAGGCAGCGGGGGCGCGTGGGACGGTGAGCCGAGAACCCGCCGGGACACAGAGAAGCCAGCAAAGGGGCTGCGGAGGATCCAGGTCCAGGGAGGAGAGCGCGGCGCGGGCGGCTGAGCGCGAAGAGGGAGTGCACGGAGCGCTGGGGTCACCCGAGGAAGGCGCACCAGAGCCGAGTGGGGGAGGGGCTTCCTGAAGGCCGTAATTGCAGTTCTGAGACGTTTAAGCATCAGTAGAAGTTGGGTTAATGATTAGTAGGAAAGGGAACAGCAGAGGGCACAGCATAAGCAAAGGCTCTGAGGCAAAGAGAGCTGGACTGATctgaaaaactgagaaaaagattTAATGAGGCTGGAGCACAAAGTATGAGGAAGATGGGCAAATGAGGGGGCTGGAGAACATTCTAGAGCCTATTGAGAAACTTGGATTTTATAGATTGGGCAGCAGAGACCAGTGGAGACCATGAACGGCCCTCAGTAGGCTCCGGACTGTCAGAATAGCCTTTGGAAGGAACTCCTTTGTGGCTGCGTGGTGCCTGGAGTGGGGGGGCAAGAGCGGGAGAGAGGAGACCAGTGAGAAGTTACAGATTTTAGGGTAAATGGTAATGGGGAAAGgaggtgataataataatagcaagtaCCTACCCAGTGCTGCTAGAGTGTATTTTACACGTTAACTCCTTTCATCCTCACAAAAGCTCAGTGAGATTGggactgttgttattattattcccttTACGCAGTGAgagaactgaggcccagagagattaagtatcttgcccaaggtcacactttAGTAAAAGGCAaagtcaggatttgaatccacACACTTATCTAGTACACTCTAAGACACAGGGGCAGATTTTAGTAAACAGTAGGAGATGGACTCTCAGAATTTGGTgcctggggagagggaagaggagagagatgcCTGGTGACAAGCCCAGCCCTTGCCTCTCCACAGGAGAGTGGGAACAATGAGGTCATCTTCATGGCCTTGGACTTGGCCAGTCTGGCCTCGGTGCGGGCCTTTGCCACTGCCTTTCTGAGCTCTGAGCCACGGTTGGACATCCTCATCCACAATGCCGGTGAGGGGCAGCAGGCCCTgcgtgggggtggggtggcgggTGGCCAGGGGCAACTGCCCCCTCCAGCGGGGGCCCTGCTGGGGCCAGTGGACACATGGGAAGGATGCCCCCTTCTCCCATCTCATAGATAGGGATGCCAAGGCTGCAGAGCTCCTTCTGGAGCAGCCGCTCACATTTAGCCTCTGCCCCAGGGATCAGTTCCTGTGGCCGGACCCGCGAGGCGTTTAACCTGCTGCTTCGGGTGAACCATATTGGTCCCTTTCTGCTGACACATCTGCTGCTGCCTTGCCTGAAGGCATGTGCCCCTAGCCGAGTGGTGGTGGTAGCCTCAGCTGCCCACTGTCGGGGACGTCTTGACTTCAAACGCCTGGACCGCCCAGTGGTGGGCTGGCGGCAGGAGCTGCGGGCATATGCTGACACTAAGCTGGCTAATGTACTGTTTGCCCGGGAGCTCGCCAACCAGCTTGAGGCCACTGGCGTCACCTGCTATGCAGCCCACCCAGGTGAGGTCTGGTTCTTTGGCTTCCGattcccctctcctttccttgcCCCATCCTGTGCCCCCCACACCACTACCGCCTCCCCACCCTCCATCCCTCATTGAGTCACAGAATCTCAGGGCAGGAAGGAAGCATAGTCCAAGGAGAGACCTGTTCCTTGCTGCTCTTGGAACCAGGCTCTCCTGGTTTAGGTTCTTCCTCTCACACCACAAGCCTGGATCCTCAGCCCTGGGGGGTATATGGCCATGAATAAGACCTGGATTCCCACCCCCAGGAGCCATCTGCACTGACTGAactgataatgatgatgatgatagctaaTAATTCATCCAAGAAGCATTTACCGAGTACCTACTCTGTATCAGGCATTATTTGCAGTgctggggatatagcagtgaacaaaacaaagacccTGCCCTCATAGAGTTTGCATTCTAGTTTGGAGGAGAGGGAGACagccaataaatatatacaatgaggGGTGGTGATAGAGTGCTCTGAGGAAAAAGGAAACAGCGAGGGGCAAATGGAATGGGAATATGGTGTGGCAGTCAAGGAAGACATATCTataaaggtgacatttgaacagaggTCTGAAAGATACATGGCTCACTGGGGAGATGcccagaaaaagagagaacagcGCAAATAATAAGTGCAGAGGGGCTggaagcggtggctcatgcctgtaatcccagcactttaggaggccaaggctggtagatcacttgaggtcaggagttcgagaccaacctgggcaacatggtgaaaccccatctctaggctgggcatggtggctcacacctgtaatcccagcattttgggaggccgaggcgggcaatcacaaggtcaggagttcgagaccagcctgaccaacatggtgaagccccgtctctactaaaaatacaaaaattagccaggcatggtggcgcgcgcctgtaatcccagctactcaggaggctgaggcaggagaatcgctttcatccgggaggtggaggttgcagtgagccgtgatcacgccactgcactccagcctgggggacagagcaagactccatctcaaaaaaaaagaaaaaaaaaaaagaaaacctgtctctactacaaatacaaaaattagctaggcattgtggctatcacctgtagtcccagctattcaggaggctgaggcaggagaat is a window encoding:
- the DHRS13 gene encoding dehydrogenase/reductase SDR family member 13 codes for the protein MEALLLGAGLLLGAYVLVYYNLVKAPPCGGMGNLRGRTAVVTGANSGIGKMTALELARRGARVVLACRSQERGEAAAFDLRQESGNNEVIFMALDLASLASVRAFATAFLSSEPRLDILIHNAGISSCGRTREAFNLLLRVNHIGPFLLTHLLLPCLKACAPSRVVVVASAAHCRGRLDFKRLDRPVVGWRQELRAYADTKLANVLFARELANQLEATGVTCYAAHPGPVNSELFLRHVPGWLRPLLRPLAWLVLRAPRGGAQTPLYCALQEGIEPLSGRYFANCHVEEVPPAARDDRAAHRLWEASKMLAGLGPGEDAEPNEDPQSEDSEAPSSLSTPHPEEPTVSQPYPSPQSSPDLSKMTHRIQAKVEPEIQLS